From uncultured Roseateles sp., the proteins below share one genomic window:
- a CDS encoding acyl-CoA ligase (AMP-forming), exosortase A system-associated — protein sequence MPESTLLHELIAVSAHRAPQAPALTYGAAGMSYGALDAALKGFASGLIGLGLQRAERVAIYLEKRFECVIASFGAPAAGLVFVPLNPLLKPEQAAFIMKDCDVRVLITSPDRLALLAPVLHECPALRHVVLTGDASTMDLPPPVPPCSAWSEFIAGPALPGHRVIDTDMAAILYTSGSTGKPKGVVLSHRNMVAGAKSVASYLGNTDQDTLLAALPLSFDAGFSQLTTAFHVGARVVLLNYLMPRDVLKAMEREQVTGLTAVPPLYIQLAQLEWPAAVAGRLRYFANTGGRMPRETLGLLRQRAPQSQPFLMYGLTEAFRSTYLPPSEVDRRPDSIGRAIPNAEILVLREDGSLCDADEPGELVHRGALVGLGYWNDAEKTAERYKLLPPGAPGREAGLQLPEYAVFSGDTVRRDAEGFLYFVGRRDEMIKTSGYRVSPTEVEEILYATKLVGECVAFGVEHATLGQAIQVIATPPAGQSALDQAALVAECRKHMPAYMLPAGIAERAGPLPRNPNGKIDRKLLSTEWGANL from the coding sequence ATGCCTGAATCCACGCTACTTCATGAATTGATCGCCGTTTCAGCGCACAGGGCGCCGCAGGCGCCGGCCCTGACATACGGCGCCGCGGGAATGAGTTATGGCGCACTGGACGCCGCGCTCAAGGGCTTTGCCTCAGGGCTGATCGGCTTGGGTCTGCAGCGCGCGGAGCGCGTGGCCATCTATCTCGAAAAGCGCTTTGAATGCGTGATCGCCAGTTTTGGCGCCCCTGCCGCCGGGCTCGTGTTCGTGCCGCTCAATCCGCTGCTCAAGCCCGAACAGGCCGCCTTCATCATGAAGGACTGTGATGTGCGGGTGCTGATCACTTCGCCCGATCGACTGGCGCTGCTGGCACCGGTGCTTCACGAGTGCCCGGCATTGCGGCATGTGGTGCTGACCGGTGATGCCTCGACCATGGACTTGCCGCCGCCTGTTCCACCCTGCAGCGCGTGGAGCGAGTTCATCGCCGGCCCGGCCTTGCCCGGCCACCGTGTGATCGATACCGACATGGCCGCCATTCTCTACACCTCGGGCAGCACCGGCAAACCCAAGGGGGTGGTGCTGTCGCATCGCAATATGGTGGCAGGCGCCAAGAGCGTGGCGAGCTACCTCGGCAACACTGACCAGGACACCTTGCTGGCGGCCTTGCCGCTGTCATTCGACGCCGGCTTCAGTCAACTCACGACAGCTTTTCATGTCGGTGCGCGGGTGGTCTTGCTGAACTACTTGATGCCCCGCGACGTATTGAAGGCCATGGAGCGGGAGCAGGTGACAGGGCTGACTGCCGTGCCGCCGCTCTACATTCAACTGGCTCAATTGGAGTGGCCGGCCGCCGTGGCTGGCCGTCTGCGCTATTTCGCCAATACCGGGGGACGCATGCCGCGCGAGACGCTGGGCCTGCTGCGCCAGCGCGCGCCTCAAAGCCAGCCCTTCCTGATGTATGGCCTGACCGAGGCATTCCGTTCGACCTATCTGCCACCGTCCGAGGTGGACCGCCGGCCGGACTCGATAGGCAGGGCGATACCGAATGCCGAGATCCTGGTGCTGCGCGAGGACGGCAGCCTTTGCGACGCAGATGAACCGGGTGAGCTGGTCCATCGCGGCGCGCTGGTCGGTCTTGGCTATTGGAACGATGCCGAAAAAACGGCCGAACGCTACAAACTGTTGCCGCCTGGGGCGCCTGGTCGTGAGGCCGGCCTGCAGTTGCCGGAATATGCGGTGTTCTCCGGCGATACGGTGAGACGCGATGCCGAAGGTTTTCTGTACTTCGTGGGTCGCCGCGACGAGATGATCAAGACCTCGGGCTATCGCGTCAGCCCGACCGAGGTCGAGGAGATACTCTACGCCACCAAGCTGGTCGGCGAATGCGTCGCCTTCGGCGTCGAACATGCGACGCTGGGGCAGGCGATTCAGGTGATAGCGACACCGCCGGCCGGGCAGTCGGCGCTGGACCAGGCGGCGCTGGTCGCCGAGTGCCGCAAGCACATGCCGGCCTATATGCTGCCAGCCGGCATTGCCGAGCGCGCCGGCCCGCTGCCGCGCAATCCGAACGGCAAGATCGACCGCAAGCTGTTGTCCACCGAGTGGGGCGCGAACCTCTGA
- a CDS encoding pyridoxal-dependent decarboxylase, exosortase A system-associated, producing MSEHTIPRKAPVHAPMSQFAVGGGELVVGGMPLSRLAERVGQTPFYAYDRGLLRRRVAELRAVLPAGIKLHYAMKANPMPAVVGLMAGMVDGIDVASGGELKVALDAGADVAEISFAGPGKREGELRQAVAAGVLINLESFREVALLASISQSLGVAARVAVRVNPDFELKGSGMKMGGGPKQFGIDVEQMPALMASIAAAELAFEGFHLFAGSQNLKAESICEAQLKSYELALRLAAEAPAPVRFLNLGGGFGIPYFPGEQPLDLGPIAANLAHLVERARRELPQASLVIELGRYLVGEAGIYVTRILDRKLSRGHVFLVTDGGLNHHLSASGNFGQVVRKNYPVTIGNKADAAEREQASVVGPLCTPLDLLADKMDLPAAGEGDLVVVFQSGAYGASASPQSFLGHAHVVEVLV from the coding sequence ATGTCAGAACACACCATTCCCCGCAAAGCGCCGGTCCACGCACCGATGTCACAGTTCGCCGTCGGTGGCGGCGAACTGGTCGTCGGCGGCATGCCGCTGTCGCGGTTGGCCGAGCGCGTTGGCCAGACGCCGTTTTACGCCTATGACCGCGGCCTGCTGCGTCGGCGTGTGGCCGAGTTGCGTGCGGTGCTGCCGGCCGGCATCAAGCTTCACTATGCGATGAAGGCCAACCCGATGCCCGCCGTCGTCGGCCTGATGGCAGGGATGGTCGACGGTATTGACGTGGCCTCGGGCGGCGAACTGAAGGTGGCCCTGGATGCCGGCGCCGATGTGGCCGAGATCAGCTTCGCCGGCCCGGGCAAGCGCGAGGGTGAGTTGCGCCAGGCGGTGGCCGCCGGGGTGCTGATCAATCTGGAGTCGTTCCGCGAGGTCGCACTGCTGGCGTCGATTTCCCAGTCGCTCGGCGTGGCGGCGCGCGTGGCGGTGCGCGTCAACCCGGACTTCGAGCTGAAAGGCTCGGGCATGAAGATGGGCGGTGGGCCCAAGCAGTTCGGCATCGATGTCGAGCAGATGCCGGCATTGATGGCCTCTATCGCTGCGGCCGAACTGGCCTTCGAGGGCTTTCACCTGTTTGCCGGATCGCAGAACCTGAAGGCCGAGTCGATCTGCGAGGCGCAGCTGAAATCCTATGAGCTTGCCCTGCGGCTCGCCGCCGAGGCCCCGGCGCCGGTGCGCTTCCTGAACCTGGGTGGAGGCTTCGGCATTCCGTATTTCCCCGGTGAGCAACCGCTCGACCTGGGGCCGATCGCAGCCAATCTGGCGCACCTGGTCGAGCGTGCCCGGCGCGAGCTGCCGCAGGCCTCGCTGGTGATCGAACTGGGCCGCTACCTGGTCGGCGAGGCCGGCATCTACGTGACCCGCATCCTCGACCGCAAGCTCTCCAGGGGCCATGTGTTTCTTGTCACCGATGGCGGCCTCAACCACCATCTGTCGGCCTCGGGAAATTTCGGCCAGGTGGTGCGCAAGAACTATCCGGTGACGATAGGCAACAAGGCCGACGCGGCCGAGCGCGAACAGGCATCGGTGGTGGGTCCGTTATGCACGCCGCTGGATCTGTTGGCCGACAAGATGGATCTGCCGGCGGCCGGTGAAGGCGATCTGGTGGTGGTGTTCCAGTCGGGGGCCTACGGCGCGAGTGCCAGTCCGCAGTCCTTCCTGGGCCATGCGCATGTCGTGGAAGTACTGGTGTAG
- a CDS encoding glycosyltransferase gives MTPFAMPQPHAADSASPVDRPQISIVSSMYRSRRFLEQFLAECLQALQDTRCSNFEIVLVNDGSPDDSLAYALQRRADIPQLVVVDLSRNFGHHHAVQAGLCEARGDYVFLIDCDLEVLPSVLPAFFEKIRSTGSDMVFGYQEARKGNWFEQWSGGLFYKGFNLLSDIQIPENIATERIMSRRYVQALLSLGDKNLFLGGMMTWTGFSQVGMLIQKTQREGASSYTLLRRLNLMVNAISSFSSKPLTWLFNIGVLITLVSFSYVGYLTFRKLAFGDALLGFTSMMGLMAMSLGIMTTALGLVGIYLGKVYNQVQNRPTYIVKDLYR, from the coding sequence ATGACCCCATTCGCAATGCCCCAGCCACATGCCGCGGACTCGGCTTCGCCAGTCGATCGACCGCAGATCAGCATCGTCTCGTCGATGTACCGCTCGCGTCGCTTCCTGGAACAGTTTCTTGCGGAATGCCTGCAGGCGCTGCAGGACACCCGCTGCAGCAATTTCGAGATTGTGCTGGTCAACGATGGCTCGCCGGATGACTCGCTGGCTTATGCGCTGCAGCGGCGTGCCGACATCCCGCAGTTGGTCGTCGTCGATCTGTCGCGTAATTTCGGCCATCATCATGCGGTGCAGGCGGGTCTTTGCGAGGCCAGAGGCGACTATGTCTTCCTGATTGACTGCGATCTTGAGGTTTTGCCGTCCGTGCTGCCGGCCTTTTTCGAGAAGATCCGGAGCACCGGCAGCGACATGGTGTTCGGCTACCAGGAAGCTCGCAAGGGCAATTGGTTCGAGCAGTGGAGTGGGGGCCTGTTCTACAAGGGCTTCAATCTGCTCAGCGACATACAGATTCCCGAAAACATCGCCACCGAGCGAATCATGTCGCGGCGCTATGTTCAGGCCCTGCTGAGCCTGGGCGACAAGAACCTGTTCCTCGGCGGCATGATGACCTGGACCGGTTTCTCCCAGGTCGGCATGCTGATCCAGAAGACCCAGCGCGAAGGTGCCAGCAGCTACACCTTGCTGCGCCGCCTGAACCTGATGGTCAATGCCATCAGCTCGTTTTCGTCCAAGCCGCTGACCTGGCTTTTCAATATTGGCGTGCTCATCACTTTGGTGAGTTTTTCCTACGTCGGCTACCTGACCTTCAGGAAGCTGGCTTTCGGCGATGCGCTGCTCGGGTTCACCTCGATGATGGGCCTGATGGCAATGAGCCTGGGCATAATGACCACTGCGCTCGGTCTGGTGGGCATCTATCTGGGCAAGGTCTATAACCAGGTTCAGAACCGGCCGACATATATCGTCAAAGATCTGTACCGATAA
- a CDS encoding class I SAM-dependent methyltransferase, with amino-acid sequence MTSTAELDSMSDAYDEVHLLDNRLTHEWYPQRVMSAAKGSSLLELGLGHGESTSLFAQHFPRYCVVEGSPEMIKRFRGRFKLPEVDIVCGYFEDFDTDERFDNIGMGFVLEHVDDPALVLRRFMKFLKPGGSIFAAVPNCESLHRRIGQAAGLLPDLTHLSEGDLRFGHQRYFSLKTFTELFVNEGCEVVKAEGLMLKPVTTGQLMQLDLSPAILQGLMKVGVDYPELSNSILLQARLRTAT; translated from the coding sequence ATGACCAGTACCGCTGAACTTGACTCGATGAGCGACGCCTACGACGAAGTGCATCTGCTCGACAACCGGTTAACCCATGAGTGGTACCCGCAGCGTGTGATGTCGGCCGCGAAGGGCTCGTCGCTGCTCGAGTTGGGACTTGGCCACGGCGAATCGACATCGCTTTTCGCGCAGCACTTTCCTCGCTACTGCGTGGTTGAAGGCTCGCCCGAGATGATCAAGCGCTTCCGAGGCCGGTTCAAGCTGCCCGAAGTCGACATCGTGTGCGGCTATTTTGAGGACTTCGATACCGATGAGCGGTTCGACAACATCGGCATGGGCTTCGTGCTGGAGCATGTGGATGACCCGGCGCTGGTCTTGCGGCGCTTCATGAAGTTCCTGAAGCCGGGCGGATCGATCTTCGCCGCCGTGCCCAACTGCGAGTCGCTGCATCGCCGCATCGGACAGGCTGCCGGCCTGCTGCCCGATCTGACCCATCTGTCGGAAGGCGATCTGCGCTTTGGCCATCAGCGCTATTTCAGCTTGAAGACATTCACCGAATTGTTCGTCAACGAGGGTTGTGAGGTGGTGAAGGCTGAGGGGTTGATGCTCAAGCCAGTGACCACCGGTCAACTGATGCAGCTGGACCTGAGCCCGGCGATCCTGCAAGGCCTGATGAAGGTTGGGGTGGACTATCCCGAACTGAGCAACTCCATTCTGCTGCAAGCGCGCCTACGCACTGCGACCTGA
- a CDS encoding VOC family protein, with translation MQGYGLAFDHFGLATRDAAKTLSFLRGLGYQTPEVVHDPLQRVNLVLCEHLAMPAVEVIFAADEAGPLDAILAQQPQAIYHLCFRSRDLDASLAALKAAGQRVMVVLPPKPAVLFDGRPVSFYMVRGFGLIEIIEDLS, from the coding sequence ATGCAAGGCTACGGACTCGCATTCGACCATTTCGGTCTCGCCACCCGCGACGCAGCAAAGACACTGAGCTTTCTGCGCGGCCTGGGCTATCAAACGCCCGAGGTGGTGCACGATCCGCTGCAGCGGGTCAATCTGGTGCTGTGCGAGCACTTGGCGATGCCGGCCGTCGAGGTGATCTTCGCCGCCGACGAGGCCGGCCCCTTGGACGCCATCCTGGCGCAGCAGCCGCAGGCGATCTACCACCTGTGCTTTCGTTCGCGTGATCTCGACGCCAGCCTGGCCGCGCTGAAGGCCGCCGGTCAGCGGGTGATGGTGGTGTTGCCGCCGAAGCCCGCCGTGCTGTTCGACGGGCGTCCGGTCAGCTTCTACATGGTGCGCGGCTTCGGCCTGATCGAAATCATTGAAGACCTCTCATGA
- a CDS encoding HAD-IIIC family phosphatase — MNTPSSDNYSAVFAAVAAMEADAAAFSDEIKVLVLRQITVEGIETLLKHHLYPQRLRPVVEFGGYGTMAQDVLAPDGPLDRLKPDLIVLALSLDELDPNYGSPGWTQEAARAELAGLFELLASRTTATIAVHNFIAPLWPEQGLVVDPRGRDLASQVDELNRFVAETVRTHAPRFVLMDWQRTLQRLGAEAALDERGRYLWRAPFRRPFLDAWAQQLARVARALKGRTKKVLVLDCDNTLWGGVVGEDGMEGIRLDGHQHPGRAFVDFQTSVLHLAERGVLITLCSKNNEADVFEVLDNHPWCRIKRTHLAGWRINWRDKASNIAELAEELNLGLDAFVFVDDNPAECALVSQMLPQVTVLQVPKKLHELPPLLLQTGLFDSLHITDEDRNRARLYQGESQRKSARGAFGDIDEYLQSLQTAATIRLASAAEIPRVAQLTQKTNQFNLTTRRYAEPEVRQLANDPDAAVYSLSARDRFGSLGLVGVLFVRFSDDVARIDTFLMSCRALGRRLEAAMVEHCLADITARRPVLRWEAEYNPSSKNAQVADFWPKQGFAEISVTNGRKLYVRAGDAAAQATPTYITIEQD, encoded by the coding sequence ATGAACACCCCGTCCTCCGACAACTACAGTGCCGTCTTTGCCGCCGTCGCCGCCATGGAGGCCGACGCCGCCGCCTTCAGTGACGAGATCAAGGTGCTGGTGTTGCGCCAGATCACTGTCGAAGGCATCGAGACCTTGCTCAAGCATCACCTGTACCCACAGCGTCTGCGGCCGGTGGTCGAGTTCGGCGGCTACGGCACGATGGCGCAGGACGTGCTTGCGCCCGACGGACCGCTGGACCGCCTGAAGCCCGACCTGATCGTGCTGGCGCTGTCTCTCGACGAGCTTGATCCGAACTACGGCTCGCCCGGCTGGACCCAGGAGGCCGCCCGCGCTGAACTGGCCGGTCTGTTCGAACTGCTGGCCAGCCGGACCACGGCCACCATCGCGGTCCACAACTTCATCGCGCCGCTGTGGCCTGAGCAGGGGCTGGTGGTCGATCCCCGCGGCCGTGACCTGGCGTCGCAAGTGGACGAGCTGAACCGCTTCGTGGCCGAGACCGTTCGCACCCATGCGCCGCGCTTCGTGCTGATGGACTGGCAGCGCACGCTGCAGCGGCTGGGTGCCGAGGCAGCGCTCGATGAGCGTGGCCGCTATCTGTGGCGAGCGCCATTTCGCCGCCCGTTCCTTGACGCTTGGGCACAGCAGCTCGCACGCGTGGCGCGTGCGCTGAAGGGACGAACCAAGAAGGTGCTGGTGCTCGACTGTGACAACACGCTGTGGGGTGGGGTGGTGGGCGAAGATGGCATGGAAGGCATCCGTCTCGACGGTCACCAGCATCCCGGCCGTGCCTTTGTCGATTTTCAAACCAGCGTGCTGCACTTGGCCGAACGTGGTGTGCTGATCACGCTGTGCAGCAAGAACAACGAAGCCGATGTGTTCGAGGTGCTGGACAATCATCCCTGGTGCCGCATCAAGCGCACGCACCTGGCCGGCTGGCGCATCAACTGGCGCGACAAGGCATCCAATATCGCCGAACTGGCCGAGGAACTGAACCTCGGGCTCGACGCATTCGTGTTCGTGGATGACAACCCGGCGGAATGCGCACTGGTCAGCCAGATGCTGCCCCAGGTGACCGTGCTGCAGGTGCCGAAGAAGCTGCATGAGCTGCCGCCGCTGCTGCTGCAGACGGGCCTCTTTGACAGCCTGCACATCACCGATGAGGACCGCAACCGCGCGCGGCTGTACCAGGGTGAGAGCCAGCGCAAGAGTGCGCGCGGTGCCTTCGGCGACATCGATGAATACCTGCAATCGCTGCAGACCGCAGCGACCATACGCCTCGCCAGCGCGGCCGAGATTCCCCGCGTCGCACAACTGACGCAGAAAACCAATCAGTTCAATCTGACGACGCGTCGCTACGCCGAACCGGAGGTGCGGCAGTTGGCGAACGACCCCGATGCCGCGGTCTACAGCCTCAGCGCACGTGACCGGTTCGGCAGTCTCGGGCTGGTCGGTGTGCTGTTCGTCCGCTTCAGCGACGACGTGGCGCGCATCGACACGTTTTTGATGAGTTGCCGGGCGCTGGGCCGTCGGCTTGAGGCTGCGATGGTCGAGCATTGCCTGGCCGATATCACTGCCCGACGCCCCGTGCTGCGCTGGGAGGCTGAATACAATCCCAGCAGCAAGAATGCGCAGGTCGCCGACTTCTGGCCGAAACAAGGTTTTGCCGAGATTTCGGTCACCAACGGACGCAAGCTCTACGTGCGCGCCGGTGACGCAGCGGCCCAGGCGACGCCCACCTACATCACCATCGAACAGGACTGA
- a CDS encoding acyl carrier protein, with protein MAVSPIEDKFFGILSSLLTVPRDRLDRSSSRETVEQWDSLKHMHLVMALEEEFGIEFDDSEISELADAAGLLDAIAAKGGA; from the coding sequence ATGGCGGTTTCCCCTATCGAAGACAAGTTCTTCGGCATTCTTTCGTCGCTGCTGACCGTTCCTCGCGACCGGCTGGACCGCAGCAGCTCGCGCGAGACCGTCGAGCAGTGGGATTCGCTGAAGCACATGCATCTGGTCATGGCGCTAGAAGAAGAGTTCGGCATCGAATTCGATGACAGCGAGATTTCCGAACTTGCCGATGCGGCCGGGCTGCTGGATGCCATTGCCGCCAAGGGTGGCGCGTGA
- a CDS encoding acetyltransferase, which produces MNGGSAPAIVILGTGELAQLAHFYFTRDAGREVAGFTVDAKYAGAPDYLGLPLVDYETLESRFPPDRYELFVAIGYTQLNAARAQRCAEARARGYRLASYVSTRASVWPDLVIGDNCLIMEANVIQPFARLGDGVIMFCSSVVSHHVEIDDYCFIGSEATLCGGVRIGARSFIGANSTIREHLRVGSDCIVGAGSLILKDAADGSSHMAAGTADAGIPSRRLRSLL; this is translated from the coding sequence GTGAACGGCGGATCCGCGCCAGCTATCGTCATCCTCGGAACCGGCGAACTGGCGCAGCTCGCGCATTTCTATTTCACTCGCGATGCAGGGCGCGAAGTCGCGGGATTCACCGTCGATGCGAAGTACGCCGGGGCGCCTGACTACCTCGGCCTGCCCCTGGTCGACTACGAAACGCTCGAATCCCGGTTTCCGCCCGATCGCTACGAGCTGTTCGTGGCCATCGGCTACACACAGCTCAACGCGGCGCGCGCGCAGCGCTGCGCCGAGGCGCGAGCGCGCGGCTACCGTCTGGCCAGCTACGTCAGTACGCGTGCCTCGGTATGGCCTGATCTGGTGATCGGTGACAACTGCCTGATCATGGAAGCCAACGTGATTCAACCCTTCGCACGGCTTGGCGATGGGGTGATCATGTTTTGCAGCAGTGTGGTCAGTCATCACGTCGAGATCGACGATTACTGCTTTATCGGTTCGGAGGCGACGCTGTGCGGTGGCGTGCGCATCGGCGCACGCAGTTTCATCGGCGCCAACAGCACCATACGCGAGCACCTGCGCGTGGGTAGCGACTGCATCGTTGGCGCCGGCTCGCTGATCCTGAAGGACGCCGCCGACGGCAGCAGCCACATGGCAGCAGGAACTGCGGATGCCGGCATCCCCAGTCGGCGCCTGCGCTCACTGCTGTAG
- a CDS encoding WbqC family protein yields MADKRVAILQSNYIPWKGYFDIIHDVDLFVFYDDLQFTKNDWRNRNKIKTANGLQWLSIPVGTDKNRLICEVALADPAWQKRHWETLRQQYGKCPHFARYRPFFEALYLGREWGNLSELNHHLIRAISTDLLGMKTTFQDSRQYELSGQKLERLLNLVAQTGATEYVSGPAAKDYIDAQRFVEMQVQLIWKDYSGYPAYQQPHPPFEHGVSILDLLFNAGPDAPWYIWGWREGPLSP; encoded by the coding sequence ATGGCCGACAAGCGCGTTGCGATCTTGCAGTCGAACTACATTCCGTGGAAGGGCTATTTCGACATCATTCACGACGTCGATTTGTTCGTCTTCTACGACGATCTGCAGTTCACCAAGAATGACTGGCGCAACCGCAACAAGATCAAGACGGCGAACGGCCTGCAGTGGCTCAGCATCCCGGTCGGCACCGACAAGAATCGTCTGATCTGCGAGGTGGCGCTTGCCGACCCCGCCTGGCAGAAGAGGCATTGGGAAACTCTCAGGCAGCAGTATGGGAAGTGCCCGCATTTCGCTCGCTATCGGCCCTTCTTCGAGGCGCTGTATCTGGGCCGGGAGTGGGGCAATCTCTCAGAACTGAACCACCATCTGATCCGCGCGATCTCGACCGATCTGCTGGGCATGAAGACGACGTTTCAGGATTCCCGGCAATACGAGTTGAGTGGCCAGAAACTGGAGCGCCTGCTCAACTTGGTTGCCCAGACCGGCGCTACCGAGTACGTGTCCGGGCCGGCCGCCAAGGACTATATCGATGCTCAGCGCTTTGTTGAAATGCAGGTCCAGCTGATCTGGAAAGACTATTCCGGATATCCGGCCTACCAGCAACCGCATCCGCCTTTTGAACACGGGGTTTCGATACTCGACCTGCTGTTCAATGCCGGGCCTGACGCGCCCTGGTATATCTGGGGCTGGCGTGAAGGACCGCTGTCGCCATGA
- a CDS encoding GtrA family protein — protein MKNTLFQLIRYGVVGVASNLVGYLLYLGLTSLGVGPKSAMSLLYAIGVAQTFLFNKRWTFGHQGSGRAALLRYCTAYGLGYVINLVVLLVLVDHWAWPHQWVQGVMILVLAAMLFLLQKFWVFRPDKLLTQA, from the coding sequence ATGAAAAACACCCTGTTCCAGTTGATACGCTACGGGGTTGTCGGTGTGGCATCCAATCTGGTCGGCTATCTGCTCTATCTGGGCCTCACCTCGCTGGGCGTTGGACCGAAGTCGGCGATGAGCCTGCTCTATGCGATCGGCGTGGCGCAGACCTTCCTGTTCAACAAGCGCTGGACATTCGGCCATCAGGGTTCGGGGCGTGCCGCCCTGCTGCGATACTGCACGGCCTACGGGCTGGGTTATGTGATCAATCTGGTGGTCCTGCTGGTGCTGGTGGATCACTGGGCCTGGCCTCACCAGTGGGTGCAGGGTGTGATGATTCTTGTGCTCGCAGCCATGTTGTTTCTGCTGCAAAAATTCTGGGTCTTCCGGCCAGACAAACTGCTCACGCAGGCCTAA
- the rffA gene encoding dTDP-4-amino-4,6-dideoxygalactose transaminase has protein sequence MIPFNKPYMTGKELWNIAQAHAKGHLAGDGGFTRLCSEWLVAKTGSQKALLTHSCTAALEMAAILANFQAGDEVIMPSFTFVSTANAFVLRGATPVFVDIRPDTLNIDESKIEAAITPRTKAIVPVHYAGVACEMDVIMDIARRHSLLVIEDAAQGVMSSYKGRPLGSIGHMAAFSFHETKNIISGEGGALLINDPSFVERAEIIREKGTNRSQFFRGQVDKYTWTDFGSSYLPSELISAFLWAQMEEGEAITRRRLEIWDIYHRFLDQAERREKIRRPIIPAGCAHNAHMYYVLLPNLALRTQFIARLKEVGIYSVFHYVPLHSAPFGLHVARSHGDMSHTTDLSDRLVRLPLWVGLEEHQAEVIQKILEVLG, from the coding sequence ATTATCCCTTTCAACAAGCCCTATATGACGGGCAAGGAATTGTGGAACATTGCCCAGGCCCACGCCAAGGGGCATTTGGCCGGTGATGGAGGATTTACCCGTTTGTGTTCGGAATGGCTGGTGGCCAAGACCGGTTCGCAAAAGGCCTTGCTGACACATTCCTGTACCGCGGCGCTGGAAATGGCGGCGATTCTTGCCAACTTTCAGGCCGGCGACGAGGTCATCATGCCCTCGTTCACCTTTGTCTCGACGGCAAATGCTTTTGTGCTGCGCGGCGCGACGCCGGTTTTTGTCGATATCAGGCCGGATACGCTGAATATCGATGAATCCAAGATCGAGGCGGCCATCACCCCACGCACCAAGGCGATCGTGCCGGTGCACTACGCGGGTGTGGCCTGCGAAATGGATGTCATCATGGATATTGCCCGGCGGCATTCGCTGCTGGTGATCGAGGATGCCGCCCAGGGCGTGATGTCATCCTACAAGGGACGGCCGCTGGGCAGCATCGGACACATGGCGGCGTTTTCCTTTCATGAGACCAAGAATATTATTTCTGGCGAAGGCGGCGCGCTGCTGATCAATGATCCCAGTTTTGTCGAGCGCGCGGAGATCATCCGGGAAAAAGGCACCAACCGCAGCCAGTTCTTTCGAGGCCAGGTCGACAAATACACCTGGACCGACTTCGGCTCGTCCTACCTGCCCAGCGAGTTGATTTCGGCATTCCTGTGGGCCCAGATGGAGGAGGGCGAAGCCATCACCCGTCGGCGCCTGGAGATATGGGATATCTACCATCGCTTCCTGGATCAGGCCGAACGCCGCGAGAAAATACGCCGGCCCATCATTCCTGCAGGCTGCGCCCATAACGCCCATATGTACTATGTGCTGCTGCCCAATCTGGCATTGCGCACGCAGTTCATTGCACGCCTCAAGGAGGTCGGCATTTACAGCGTCTTCCACTATGTGCCCTTGCACAGTGCGCCTTTTGGCTTGCACGTGGCCCGCTCGCACGGCGATATGTCTCACACGACAGATCTAAGCGACAGGCTGGTGCGTCTGCCACTCTGGGTCGGCCTGGAGGAGCACCAGGCCGAGGTTATCCAGAAGATTCTCGAGGTGCTGGGCTGA